The following is a genomic window from Aphis gossypii isolate Hap1 chromosome X, ASM2018417v2, whole genome shotgun sequence.
aaaaacttttcattaaaattacatttatttaagggaccaaaaaattattgagtTATTGTACGCAGaagcaaaatataatgtattgcaAGGTCGATATCCTGTTGAAGTTAACCACTGTTTAATGTTAGCTAGCTTGCAGTGCCGAATAGAATTAGGTCCAAACAATTTACAACAATACACCTCAAgtttttttaggtattaagaatattgaatttttttttttcaaaattctaagtattgtataaaattaagaacactatttttataacaacttTATAGAGATAACCGGGAAAGATTTTTGCCATCTCATTTATACAAAAGCTGGTCATCATGGTTAAATCTTGATAGAAAAAGTACACCGCATTCACGGCTTGCTGACCATTTAAAACACATTCAGATAACTGGATCTGATCGTAGACTTTACCACAAGTATTTAGAGTGCTGTTACATGCTACCATTTTATGGGTgagaattatacatatttatttttctaaaataactaaaatgtatctaaataagaatttggataaaaaaaaactcatatgACTTCAGACTTAAGAAGACACTATACTTGCATGTGTTATTTctgttttacaaattataaatatataaaatatcaataaaaacaaacataattttcttatatttacaataagtaggtttgattaaaatatatcaatgtaaatcagttattaaattactgcATGTATTTAAAGctgataaacaaaaatgtgctGTTGTTTTCATCTCCATCTTACTAATagcatcatattattacatataacataatatagccaATTGTATGTTCAGAATAATCCATTTTACTCTGTTCACTTTTACATCTGAGATtgatctattaataaatttaaaagtgaaaacatttttctaaggATTCACTTAATatgctttttataatattttaattttaaagcaagttataaatatttttaaatgcataaataattaagtcttaaaaaatcaatactactatcatgttaaattaattataattagaacCTCATAAAAACCTTATGTGAAACCCTATATTCTaacctttaaatttgaaaactatttaaccttttagtattaaaaataatggtaaaaaatagataatactgaatctaaaattaatgttgtataaaaactgagataacaaatatttgtatataacgtCTTCTTAACTAGTGTCTACCTAGTTCATCCAAATGCCTACTGATCATTAAGAGCTATATCCAGAGCTTTGAATGGTTTTTCTTATATCTAAaccttatattttaactatgttataaaatcttaaataacttatgtccactaaaaattgtttcttCATTGTTCCAATTATAAGCTaagtttatattgaatttaatatgacTACTACTACagtattagtttaatttcTTCAGTTGGTTCtattttacatgtatattgttaaaattataattatattgtttaattttaaaacttttaactatgaattaaaaatgtttagatgtGCTTTTTTCCATGGTCAAATTGAACAACCTGTTCGAGGTTTGATGTCTTTAATTAACCATAAAGATGTTCCTATTTACATCGCAGTCAACACTGAAggagtttatattttagattgtgtggaaaatgtaatttatttcaaatttaaatacttgtgATAGTTGGTAgactttctaatttttaatttaattattttagagtttATTGTTGGGTCTTAAGTATCAAGATTTTTCATGGGAATTTGCTAAGCCATCTCAAGAAGATAACGATCATTGTTTACCATGTATATTTctacagtttttaatattagaaaatggaACAAGAGtatcaaaaattttacaagtattttctaaacaagtaaatatagttattaatatttaattgccaTTTCATAACACATACACTattaagttgatttttttaaatatcctgTTTTTAGGCTGTTATGATAGATGCTCTAATTGCGGGTTTTGTCGAAGATTTTAGACATAAATTAGCTATGAATGAATATGATGATGTAGATCGAACTGGCGGCTTTGAACATATTTCTGTTGGAGATGGTAATCaacttagttaatttaatataaactattattatttaatatgttatgtataggATCACAAATACCTTTGGCACATTTATTCCGCAGTGAGCCTCAATCTCGATTATGTAATAAGCTAAATAAGTTGACTCTGGCTACATTTGATGAAGATGGTATGTTCATTTACAATAATCATCCATGTTAAATAGatcatttttttgatattttgttagcATGCAATCATCATTTAGAAAGTTGTTAATACTATAGTTGTTTTGATCATACACAATTATGCATGGTTTGTAcactatttatgaatttaatctaCTGCAACAGACTAAAGtaagtttttaatgatttgGAATCAAgctttattactaattttgttCGACTCAAGCCATTTAGAATTAACCAAATTATTCATTGTATgaccataaattaaataaccctTTAAATATGCTATACCAATGCAatcatttattacttatttcaatTTGGATTTAGCTCACTAGTAGAGCATTGTGGTCGGTAATAGaaggtaaaaaataagtatccgTTTGTTTTCTACCACCAGGCACCTTTATTGAGccagataaaattaaaataattacattagtgttatctatctATAGTGGTTATTAATCTATggtttatactaataatattgattataaacactagtatttattagatagcctatataatatatatatatacatatatattatatatattatataggctctctagtatttataatcaatgtcaaaattaataagtaataatcaaCTGcaatgcaataaataaaataagtattgatacatttttaagcaaatCTTACTGTACCTTAACTCATCTCATTAATCAGTTAAATTAACTTAGCACTTATTctgttactttattatataagaaatgaGTTGACTTAtctacactatattattatttatttcacaataaataaatattttttatattttttcacctaaaaaaaaatactccatGTAATTCCACTTGactaatttatatctaataatcttttttatctattataacaCCATATCAATACTAATCAATTATCTCAACTAAGTATGATTTTTTGGAAAACTATTTAGTTATTGTGACTTATGTTAAGTTAGaagtactttatattattcgaggtcattttttttttaatttacaaaataaaataatataaagtgtaaAGCATATAAAAGCAATACCTGTATATTTTCCCATCAAAAATCTGGTATTTTCTACGAAaattacagtattttatagaaaatatgagTATGTGAGtcataaatctaaattatatgagtaattttagaaacaaatattttggaaatttattataaaattatgcaaataaaaaaaaagtaaataattacctGCAGTTAcaggaaatacatttttggcaCATCCTTCATGCATTCAGTTTTATTTagcaaacaaatttataatattttgttttactgattaaaaaattatcttgaaATATGTTAACCTGTAGTAATTGTGATAATAAtgtttggtttattttaaaatattaaagattatactataatagtgaTGACGAATAAGtatcaatgtataatttttttatattttgataattgggTTATCTTAGCGTTAATAACCTGTTgggattttattttgaactaacttataatgaataatcattttgtttttgtatctatattaacataaaaccataaaattcaaaacaattattaatatatattgtataaattattttggtatatattatacagaagaTAATAACACCTGTaaacctgttttttttttttttataggtcaTTGTATTGGACAAATGGGATCTTGGTCATTCAGCTACTAAAAGTGGatgctta
Proteins encoded in this region:
- the LOC114120668 gene encoding FERM domain-containing protein 8 isoform X2, producing the protein MESDKYITIVPVEYPRNRQQFIRPPDEYSDFPQNRNWPHTRAVRTESSTMRRKELKRSLEHKRSLNHSLNDPIQSCSKPIISAPLAFQTAPKPKKNPLSVYIYTMADIVLHMDIEDANTTTVSDLVDIIIQQKNLGLSRIAKNIFTIWMKSNVLEIQLKPHHKLLTVFQKWSSLEDKYCIQTKKIIFKEPILSFQRNVFFPRKDEEKIKDQKIIELLYAEAKYNVLQGRYPVEVNHCLMLASLQCRIELGPNNLQQYTSSFFRDNRERFLPSHLYKSWSSWLNLDRKSTPHSRLADHLKHIQITGSDRRLYHKYLECCYMLPFYGCAFFHGQIEQPVRGLMSLINHKDVPIYIAVNTEGVYILDCVENSLLLGLKYQDFSWEFAKPSQEDNDHCLPCIFLQFLILENGTRVSKILQVFSKQAVMIDALIAGFVEDFRHKLAMNEYDDVDRTGGFEHISVGDGSQIPLAHLFRSEPQSRLCNKLNKLTLATFDEDACNHHLESC
- the LOC114120668 gene encoding FERM domain-containing protein 8 isoform X1, producing MESDKYITIVPVEYPRNRQQFIRPPDEYSDFPQNRNWPHTRAVRTESSTMRRKELKRSLEHKRSLNHSLNDPIQSCSKPIISAPLAFQTAPKPKKNPLSVYIYTMADIVLHMDIEDANTTTVSDLVDIIIQQKNLGLSRIAKNIFTIWMKSNVLEIQLKPHHKLLTVFQKWSSLEDKYCIQTKKIIFKEPILSFQRNVFFPRKDEEKIKDQKIIELLYAEAKYNVLQGRYPVEVNHCLMLASLQCRIELGPNNLQQYTSSFFRDNRERFLPSHLYKSWSSWLNLDRKSTPHSRLADHLKHIQITGSDRRLYHKYLECCYMLPFYGCAFFHGQIEQPVRGLMSLINHKDVPIYIAVNTEGVYILDCVENSLLLGLKYQDFSWEFAKPSQEDNDHCLPCIFLQFLILENGTRVSKILQVFSKQAVMIDALIAGFVEDFRHKLAMNEYDDVDRTGGFEHISVGDGSQIPLAHLFRSEPQSRLCNKLNKLTLATFDEDGHCIGQMGSWSFSY